The Salvelinus fontinalis isolate EN_2023a chromosome 7, ASM2944872v1, whole genome shotgun sequence genomic sequence attcctgaacacctagtcaaatggctacccagactatttgcagtgccccccCTTTTTACACCACTACTATTCTCtgttgttgtcatctatgcatagtcactttaataactctacctacatgtacatattacctcaactaaccgatgcccccgcacattgactctgtaccggtacacccctatatatagtctcgctattgttattttactgctgctctttaattacttgttacttttatttcttattatttttttctttttacaccacattgttggttaggggctcgtaagtaagcatttcactgtaaggtcaacacctgttgtattcgccgcatgtgactaataacatttgatttgatttaacccaCAATCGCTTACAGATTTGATACACATGAATATTTACTCTGGATTTGACAAATTATGATTTTTATTATCACCTGCTTTTTATGAATAAACAGGCATCGGGGTAAAACAAAAGGTATATAGTTTTGATGCCCCACCACCACACGTTAATGTTACTTACCTTGGATCACAAAGCCAACTCATTTCCACTCCATTCATAAGCAAATACATTTGATtctgacatttacattttagtcatttagcagatgctcttttccagagcagttagggttaagtgccttgctcaagcacTTATCTGGTTGTCTTATCTGGTTGGCATGTTTTCATTTTAAGCTGGCCTTCTATTATCTACACTGAAATAATATTTTTTCAGTAGACCTCTattatgatttaaaaaatgttataGCTCATTAGTACACCCTTGTGATTGAATATATCTATTCTAGGTTACAACAATGAATAATGTTGAACTAACAAATACAATCAAGGGATACCTTACAATTTACATTAACGAAtatttatggacctgactgtGTATATATTTTTGGGTTTGTGTTAGCTCACATGATATAATTAAAAAGTATGCATTAatgtgtctgtaatataatacatgtggcaAAAACGACTGTAGACAATAATAAATGCATTTCCTAAGCTTCCTAAATACTTTTTACAATGGTGGAGGAGTCCCAATACGGAGGCTCGGTGTCTTCAATACAGCGACAGATCAGACGAGCTGTGGCCTGAGAACAAACACACAggcccacagacagacacattttttttactatccttgtggagaACAAACAattgatttccattcaaaatccaatTTTCCAAAACCTAAcacttaacctaaccctaaccttaaccccaaacccctaaacctaactcctaaccctacacctaaccctaattctaaccttaactgTTACCCTAACCATAGACTAACCCCTAAGCATTTTAATAGCCCTTTTCcttgtgtgtgtagcagtgtgatgttgttccccctagattatgcaccaaattgcacacaaggaccaattcaaataggccaggtgaggggggatgttaataatttgataataataataattcagtgtatttttttatttaattacagctgcatagttaatgtttttatttggtgtacaaacactacccctctctctccagaatgcacccAGAGAGGGAGCGGTCTCATGACAACAATTTCATAATCACCTGCCTGGTGCTGGGTGCACTCTGTGACGacttagacagacacacagactctgTCATCCCAAGACTTAAGTCATGCTGCAACTTTAGGAAATATATTCTGCTGAATAGACATATTTGTGCAGTTCCTATTTCTTCATAAAGTGTGTAAAAAGAGCACAGGTAAGAAACATTTCTCTTATAGAACTCTAAGTGGTGAAAAAGTATTGTTTAGAAATATATTATGTAACATATTTGAGTGTCTAGAAATTCAAGAGATAAAGTTAATAGCATACTGGTAAGAACTGATTATGAACTGTTGAATATTCAAATAACTTAGTTTCTTTAAAACTTAATATAAAACATGATGCATGCTTGGAACATAGGAATTTAAAGTGACTGTGTGACATCATGGGATGACATTTGGCTGAATTCCTTTGTCAATGTAAACAAACCATATTGAAATAAAGACTAGTCTAGCCTACAGTCGAGTAAGTAGGTCTTTATGTAGTCCTGAAAGGCATCTGcttaataaaatgtattattattattaagtgtACAGTATAACATTATGTTTTGGACACTATGTTTTGACCTGTATTTTTTTACAACCCGTCTTTGAGAATTAGGAGCAAAGCTTTCTATTTAATTCACACTGGCAGCTTTGTGATGTTTTTCAATGTAAGAGGAAGGTCGTTGAGGCTGGTATGTTTTGTATTCTGAGGGTTGGTCACAGTTCCCATAGggggaaacaaacacacacacacacacacacacacacacacacacacacacacacacacacaccacacacacacacacacacacacaccacacacacacacacacacaccacacacacacacaccacacacacacacacacacacacacacacacacacacacaagcacacacacaccacccacacaaTCCCCATCATGTTCATAGGGAAGGGAACTGGAGGAACAGGTGTAGCTGTATAGGTGTCATGTAGTCTGCCTGCAGACTTCAATCGTTCAGATGGCATGTCAAAGGAACAAAAGATGGAATGTAAAGCAAAGCATTTCAGATACTCACGCTAACCTGTTCTCAAGGTTACCTGTACTTCATTGGCATACAGCTGTACACTACCTTACGGCTTTACCGTTCTTCCCCCATCGCTCCTCTTCTCCCATAAGAAAAATGTTTCCTATATTTTggatcctcctccttctccctctggtCTCCGCGCAGACATACCATTGGGGTCCATGCCCCACCCCCAGTGTCCAGCCCAACTTTAACCTGCAGCaggtacacaccacacacacacacacacacacacacacacacagagcttttTTGTGATTTAAAGCGTACATTTTTAACAACCCCTCTCCTACCCTTATTAGTACCTGGGCACGTGGTATGAGATAGCGAAACTTCCAGCATCCTTTGAGAGAGGGAAATGCATCCAGGCCGATTACACTCTGAGGGGAGACGGCACCATCAGAGTCCTCAACTCCCAGTTCTAGTCagtatttatttctgtgtgtgagtgtttaaGTGTATCTGAACTATGTCAAACTTTACCTCATACATAGACATTTAGAAGTCGACTGTCCTCCCTGAACTGAAAGCTAGTACGGTTTTCTCATAGACATGTTTTTTCTAAAAGTGGTGACAGTGTATATCTGTGCCTCCAGTAAAGGTAAGGTGCGGACTGTGGAGGGGACAGCAGTGGTCCAGGACCCAAAAAAACCAGCCAAACTGGGAGTCAGCTTCTCCTACTGTgagtctctactgtatataagtctattaccatgactatatcaagtctctactgtctataactctttaccatgactatatcaagtctctactgtctataactctttaccatgactatatcaagtcTCTACGCCCCCGCCCGCCCGCCCCCGCCGCCCTGTCTATAAGTCTATTACAATGACTATATCAAGTCTTTACTGTCTATAACTAtgttaccatgactatatcaagtctttactgtctataactatgttaccatgactatatcaagtctctactgtctataactatgttaccatgactatatcaagtctttactgtctataactatgttaccatgactatatcaagtctttactgtctataactatgttaccatgactatatcaagtctctactgtctataactatgttaccatgactatatcaagtctttactgtctataactatgttaccatgactatatcaagtctttactgtctataactatgttaccatgactatatcaagtctttactgtctataactatgttaccatgactatatcaagtctttactgtctataactatgttaccatgactatatcaagtctctactgtctataactatgttaccatgactatatcaagtctctactgtctataagtctattaccatgactatatcgagtctctactgtctataactatattaccatgactatatcaagtcTCTACGGAGTCTCTGCTGTCTATAAGTCTGTTACCATGACTCTACAGagtctctactgtctataactatattaccatgactatatcgagtctctactgtctataactatATTACCATGACTATATTAAGTCTCTGCTGTCTATAAGTCTGTTACCATGACTATATTaagtctctactgtctataactCTATTACCATGACtcgatcaaatcaaactttatttgtcacatgcgccgaatacaagtgtagaccttacagtgaaatgcttacttataagcccttaaccaacagtgcagttcaagaaaaagttaagaaaatatttaccaaataaactaacgtaaaaaataataaaaaagtaacacaataaaataacaataacgaggctatatacagggggtgccagtaccgagtcaatgttggggggtacaggttagttgaggtaatttgtacatgtaggtatgggtgaagtgactatgcatagataataaacaacgagtagcagcagtgtaaaaaataaatggaggggggggtcaatgtaaataaacCGGAGGCCATTTGattattgttcagcagtcttatggcttgagggtagaacctgttaatgagccttttggtcctagacttggcattccggtactggtgcagctgtagaacttttagaggatctggggacccatgccaaatcttctcagtctcctaagggggaaaaggtgttgtcttgcactcttcacaactgtcttggtgtgtttggaccatgatagtttgttggtgatgtggacaccaaggaagtctcgacccgctccactacagcctcgtcgatgttaatgggggtctGTTCAgaccgccttttcctgtagtccacgatcagctcctttgtcttgctcacattgacggAGAGGTTGGTAATAGAGTTATAGACaatagagttatagagttatagacAGTATTACCATGACTATCAAGTCTCTACTGAGTTTCCTTTGTCTATAACTATATTACCATGACTCTATTGAGTCTCTATTGTCTATAACTCTATTCCCAAGACTCTATTGAGTCTCTACTGAGTCCTTGCTGTCTATAACTCTGTTACCAGGACTCTATCGAGTCTCTACTGAGTCCTTGCTGTTTATAACTCTGTTACCAGGACTCTATCGAGTCTCTACTGTCTTTAGCTCTATTACCACGAGTCTTTACTGTCTATAACTCTGTTACCAGGACTCTATTGAGTCTCTACAACTATATTACCATAACTATTGAGTCTCTGCTGAATGTCTACTGTTGCTTAAGTCTTGTTAATCTAGTGTCCTGGATGAATTCAGCTCCGactcagagagaaagaacagTTAATATGATAAAAACATAATGTCTGACTCTGAGTCTGTCTTAATCTCTATCCCTCTCGACCtgttctccccccccctccccccctctccaaccctctctcagTCACTCCCTATAGTCCGTACTGGGTGCTGAGTACTGACTATGTGAGTGGAGCGGTGGTGTACAGCTGTACTGACGTGTTGAGGATTTTCCATGTCGACTACGCCTGGATCCTGGGACGTTCCCGCTTCTTGCCTGCAGAGGAAGTAGAGTACGCCAGGCAGCTGCTGGCTAAAGAAAACATTGACACCTTCAAGATGAGTGTTACTGATCAAACGGGCTGCGACTAGATGGAGGTTTAGAGGTCAGCGGTTAGGGTTGTAGGGTTAAAGGGTTATTTATGTGTCCACTTCCCTAGTCCTAACGCCGTAGACACTTCTCCCCTACTCCCAATGCTCTATCCACATGTCATTTAGCCCTACCTCTAtagttacagacagaaatacaactATCAAATACTAGACCTAGTATCCACCTCTCGTGTCTAATTAATCAATaatgcacgagggggtgtggtatattgcaCGACGCATCCGGAGTGCCTGGAcagagcccttagccgtggtatattggccatgtaccacaaaccccagaggtgccttattgctattataaactggttaccaacataattagagcagtaaaaataaatgttttgtcatacccgtggtatacggtctgatataccacggctgttagccaatcagcattcagggctcaaaccacccagtttataatagtttATATACACTGACAGTTGGTCTTATAATCTTACCATCCAACATATCACTACCTACCATCTCATTTAGACTATCACATGAATTGTATATTTAGAGTCTTTATGGTCTGTAGTTGGAGATCTGTTAGTTTATAAGGTAGTTTGGTTGATTAAATGTCTAGCTATGTAACGATGGTGACGGTTTCTTTGTGGGATGAATAGAATGCTGACAGCATGAGTTAGTTCTCTGAGGGTTGGGCACGGTTCCTATaggggcaaacacacacacacacacacacgcagtattCCCATCATATAAAGATGTTCACAGGTAAGGGAACTGGGGGAACAAGTGTAGCTGTATACGTGTCATGTAGTCTGTATATTAGTAATTAAAGTTTTGTTTTGAAGTCAAACTGATGACTGTCTTTTCTTCTGCAAAAGTGTTTAGATTGCTATTGGGACAAACAATCTCTGCTACCCCCTCCTGAGCATCTAGTCAAACAGCAAGTACTGATGTGGCCACTATAAAGTGTGGTTGtgacaagggtgtgtgtgtgtctgtgtttctgtgtgtgtgtgtgtgtgtgtgtgtgtgtgtgtgtgtgtgtgtgtgtgtgtgtgtgtgtgtgtgtgtgtgtgtgtgcgcacgcttcTTGGGGGGAGACACATGATCTTACAACAGGATCGTGCTCCGTCATTTCTTCCGTGAGCTGACTCCTCTGAACCCGAGACAGACAGCACCTCTggcaaatcaaagtttatttgtcacgtgtgccgaatacaacaggtgtagagcttacagtgaaatgcttacttacaggctctaaccaacaatgcaaaaaaggtattaggtgacaataggtaagtaaagaaatgaaaacaacagtaaaaagacagtgaaaaataacagtagcgaggctatatagagtagcgaggctatatacagtagcgaggctatatacagtagcgaggctataacagtagcgagactataacagtagcgaggctatatacagtagcgaggctatatacagtagcgaggctatgtacagtagcgaggctatgtacagtagcgaggctataacagtagcgaggctataacagtagcgaggctatatacagtagcgaggctatatacattagcgaggctatatacagtagcgaggttatatacagtagcgaggctataacagtagccaggctacatacaggcaccggttagtcgggctgattgaggtagtatgtacatgtagatatggttaaagtgactatgcatatatgatgaatagagagtagcagtagcgtaaaagagggattggcgggtggtgggtgtaacgtcctgaccagagttcttatgtgttttgcttgtttagtgttggtcaggacgtgagctgggtgggaattctatgttgtgtgtctagtttgtctgtttctgtgtccagcctaatattgttctcaatcagaggcagctgtcaatcgttgtccctgattgagaatcatacataggaggcttgttttgtgttgggattttgtgggtgattgtttcctgtcttctgtctttgtgttctgcaccagataggtctgttgtcggttttcacatttattgttttgttgtttgtatattcacatattctttattaaattatgttgaacactagccgcgctgcattttggtcctctccttcatcccaggaagaaaaccgtgacagtgggtggcaggacacaatgcagatagcccggttagccaatgtgcgggggcactggttggttgggccaattgaggtagtatgtacatgaatgtatagttaaagtgactatgcatatatgataaacagagagtagcagcagcgtaaaagaggggttggggggggtcacacaatgcaaatagtccgggtagccatttgattacctcttcaggagtcttatggcttgggggtaaaaactgttgagaagcctttagTAGAGCGGTAGTAGAGATAATATGCGGTGGTATAGAGAACATGCggtggtagagagaacatgcggtagtagagagaacatgcggtagtggagagaacatgcggtggtagagagaacatgcggtagtagagagaacatgcggtggtagagagaacatgtggtggtagagagaacatgcggtagtagagagaacatgcggtagtagagagaacatgcggtagtagagagaacatgaggtggtagagagaacatgcggtagtagagagaacatgcggtagtagagagaacatgcggtagtagagagaacatgcggtagtagagagaacatgcggtagtagagagaacatgcggtagtagagagaacatgcggtagtagagagaacatgcggtagtagagagaacatgcggtggtagagagaacatgcggtagtagagagaacatgcggtggtagagagaacatgcggtggtagagagaacatgcggtggtagagagaacatgcggtagtatagagaacatgcggtagtatagagaacatgcggtggtagagagaacatgaggtggtagagagaacatgcggtagtagagagaacatgcggtggtagagagaacatgcggtagtagagagaacatgcggtagtagagagaacatgaggtggtagagagaacatgcggtagtggagagaacatgcggtagtagagagaacatgcggtagtagagagaacatgcggtagtagagagaacatgcggtggtagagagaacatgtggtggtagagagaacatgcggtagtatAGAGAACATGAggtggtagagagaacatgtggtagtagagagaacatgaggtggtagagagaacatgtggtagtagagagaacatgaggtggtagagagaacatgcggtagtagagagaacatgcggtggtagagagaacatgcggtagtagagagaacatgcggtggtagagagaacatgcggtagtagagagaacatgcggtagtagagagaacatgcggtagtatagagaacatgcggtagtagagagaacatgcggtagtagagagaacatgtggtagtagagagaacatgcggtagtagagagaacatgcggtagtatagagaacatgcggtagtagagagaacatgcggtggtagagagaacatgcggtggtagagagaacatgtggtggtagagagaacatgcggtagtagagagaacatgcggtagtagagagaacatgcggtagtagagagaacatgaggtggtagagagaacatgtGGTGGTatagagaacatgcggtagtagagagaacatgcggtggtagagagaacatgtGGTGGTatagagaacatgcggtagtagagagaacatgaggtggtagagagaacatgtGGTGGTatagagaacatgcggtagtagagagaacatgcggtggtagagagaacatgtGGTGGTatagagaacatgcggtagtagagagaacatgcggtagtagagagaacatgcggtggtagagagaacatgcggtggtagagagaacatgtGGTGGTatagagaacatgcggtagtagagagaacatgag encodes the following:
- the LOC129859077 gene encoding apolipoprotein D-like, producing MFPIFWILLLLPLVSAQTYHWGPCPTPSVQPNFNLQQYLGTWYEIAKLPASFERGKCIQADYTLRGDGTIRVLNSQFYKGKVRTVEGTAVVQDPKKPAKLGVSFSYFTPYSPYWVLSTDYVSGAVVYSCTDVLRIFHVDYAWILGRSRFLPAEEVEYARQLLAKENIDTFKMSVTDQTGCD